The sequence CCCAGATTATTTCTGACTCCTCTTGGTGCATCTTCTTCCGTTTCTGGTAATAAAAAACGCTGCGGTAAAGGAAGAGTTTGTTTCTGTTTCCCACTGTTGAGATCAAAGCGACGGACAAAGGGATTAATTCCTTGTTTCGTATTCCCTTCACTAGAAATAAAAACTGTATTCCCAGGGGCTAAAGCAATTCCTTCGGCATCAATGTCACCATTTGGGAAACTTTTTCCTGCTTCTGTCTGGAGAAACGTCACATCTTTGAGATTAACATCTGCAATTTGTGGTGTTGTTCCTTGGAGCTTTAAATCAATATCCAGGGTATAAAATCGTGCTGGGGCTTTTTGGCTACGATCATCCGAAACTGCATAAAATAAGTTTTGTTTCTGATCATACGTCATTCCAGATAAGCCACCCACTGCTGTTTTCTGAAATGTTTTTTGAGGCAATTCATAGGCATCTAAGAAGTCAACTGAAATTTCAGGAAAAAGTCGGTCTTGTGCTTGCACTTGGGAAGAGTTACTGCAAGCCGTTAAACTCATTAAGACAAATAATAAAACAAAAAAACGGAATATCATCTGATACGAAAGAAATAGATTAAGGTAGTATGTTTGATTAAATCGAAAAGCAGAATGAGTCACTTAAAATCTTTATCCTTGCCCAAATCAGGATTGTTTCCACACCATAAAAATTGGCTATAGAAGGCTTCCATCAGTCTGATCTGAATAATTAATCAGCAAAGTTTAATCTATTTTCAGATCGAACTCAGCTTTTTCTCAGTTAACTGGGACACGCTAATGAGTGACGACATGAAACCGAAATTGACTTAGCAATTATAATGACTCAACAAAATTCTAACCTGAAAAAATCTTTACTTGTCCTTTTGGCAACGGTCAGCGTGAGTGGACTTAGCCTTGGCTTTGCTTCAGAAGCACACAGCACTTTCTCCAGTCGCGAAGAACAAACGATCGCGCAAGCCAACTCTTCCACTCAACTAAAGGCAATTGATATGAGTGGTCTTCCCAATGGCTTTAGTAAACAGGAATGGATGCAAGCCAGTGGGAATGCAATGGTAACCAATGTGAATAATGACTCTTATACGATCAAAGTTGAAGCAACGGGTTTAGTTCCCCATGGTTTATATACAGTTTGGTGGATGAAAGAAGAAGGGGGTGGCAATGTCGCTGGACCTGCGGGAGGACTACCGTATAATGATGTTAGAGCCGCTCGCGATGGTCATTTAACAACTGTTATTGAAATTCCGAATAAGAATAATGATTATGAAATGATGGCGATGGCTTATCATTCTGATAATCAAACCCATGGTTATCATCCAGGAAAAAATGGGGTTAATTCCTTCGGTCACTTAATGGGGGAATTTTTGAAACCTAATAATTAATTATCTATAGCACTTCCCAATCTCATGAGGTACATTCTAAATTTTGGTTCTTTGTTCTTTGTTCTTCGTTCTTTGTTGGTTGTTAATCAATGAACCATGAACCATGAACATCCGCCGACTCGCATTACGTACCTCAACCAACTAGGAAACGCTATAGCCGTTCTCATTCGTAAAAACTTGATTAAGTGACATCTCCCGATCTCCCCACAGGCGAGTTGATTTCAAAAGAATGAAACGACCCTGGGGGATAGGGGGGAAGAGGGAAGTTGTGGATCAAAAACCAGAGCAGATTGCTATATATTCGATTTTAAAATTACACAAATAACGATATGAGTAGAGTCAAAGCCATTAAAACAACACCGAAAATCGTACACAAATAAGCGTATCTCAAAAGAGTGTACTTATCTTTTAGCACCATACCTGCTTGGTATAAATCAGTAATTAGAATTGACCTTGCGGAGTAATTATCATCCATATTTTCCACTAAAAAATCAACGATATCTTGTCGTTTAAATTGGCTAAAGTTACCAAAAAAAAGAGGATTAGCTAACTCTTCAACTGACTGAGTTTTGGGACGCTTCGTTTGTCTTGGGAAAATGACCAGTAAAGCAAGAAAAGCAGCGACGGTTTCGACAATGACAAAACCAGCAAGAGGAATGGTTAACCATTGATTCAATCCAGTAATAAAATGAACACGAGTAAAGAAAATCGTAAAAACAACCGAAATAATTCCAATTAAAATATTAGCTTTCTGGTCGGCTAGCATGATCAGTTGGGTTTGATTTTGACAGACTGTTCTGATGGTGTAAATAACATCATGATCATCATGCTTGCTCAGTTTTAGATCATTTTCCCTAGCGTCATTTACCTCTTGCTCTGGCATTCCTTATTCTCCTTAACGGAAATCATGAATTATTTGAGCTCATCAATGCTCAATTGCTTCTATTTAACAACAAGCTACCCTTAATGTCCAGTTATCTTTCAAGTGCTACAAGATTTTTGAATGATCTGTAATATGAACTTAAAAAATCCCCTTTCCACTCTGAGGGTGTGGGGATTTTTAATTAGAGATCAACATTATTTTTTAAGGCACTGAATCAGTTGCTGTTTGAACTGTTGTTTGTCCTTGAGATCGGGTAAGCACCACGACCCAACAAGCAACCATAGCGACAGCAAGAATGATGACATAAGGTAAGAACATTTCTAGTCCAAATCCTTCCGCAACATTACCAGCGAGCCAAGGGAAAAGGGCTTTTCCTAAACTGCTTAAACTGGCGATAAAGCTAATTGATCCCATCAGCAGATGAGCAGGAACAACATTGGAGAGAAATGCAAAGCCAGTGGGTAAAATGGGGCCCAAGCAAAATCCAGTTAAGAGCAAACCAAAGCCACTGGTTAGACTTAAAGTAATCAAGTGAAAGATAAATAGCCCGCAGACAACACCAATTAAGCACGTATTGATAATTCCTTTACTGCCTAATTTATTGGCTAGGGGTGCAATCGCCACTCGTCCGACGGTCAATCCTAACCAATAACCACTGACTAGCCAACCCGCTAACTCAGTATTTTCCTGGCGATACTCAGTGAGAAAACTATAACTCCAATGACCGAGACTAATTTCTGTACCGGCATAGAAGAGTAAAAAGAATGCAAATAGCCAAACCAAACGAAATTTTAAGGGGCTTTCTGGTGAGGTATTTTCTGCACAAGTTTCAGTTTCAACTTGTTCTTGATCGGCTTGAGTAAAGATGCCTCGAATACTGATTAATAGTGCTAGACTAACGCTACCTAATACCCAATAGATGACATTCCAACTCCAATCAGCAGCTAACAGTTGTGAAGCCAGAAAAGGGCTGAGTAAAGCTCCCACGCCATAGAAAGCATGAAGATAGTTGAGAAGGGCGGTTTTATTCGGTAGCTTGGCTAAATGAGCATTTAAAGCAGCTTCGAGAATCGCAGCCCCAAAGCCCAGTAACAAAGGAACACCAAGGAGAATATAAAGTGGAGGTTGACAGCAAAAGATTAAGATACCACAGAGAAAGCTCATTTTCCCGAGCAAGAGAAACTTGACGTTCCCTAATTTTCGGGAAAGAAAGCTACTGTTTAAAGCAGCAATCAGATAACCGACCGAACCCGCGAGAAAGGCACAGCTAAGGGTGGTTTTATCTACTTGGTAATAATTGCCCCAACGAGGAAGCAAAATGCCGATAACAGCATCATTCGCCCCAATCAGAATGAAACTGAGAAAAGCAAAACCAATTTGTAGTTTCACCCGCCAACTGCTGATCACGACATCAGGTGGATTTTGTAACGTTTCGTTAAGCTCATTCTCATTTTCTAAGTGGCTTATCGTATCCTGATTGTAGTTTGGGACAGCTAGGAGTTCTTTTTCGAGAGTTGTCTCTGATGAGAGTTGGGATGGGGGATCTAGCTCAGCAGCGGTCATGTAACAGTGTCCTTAATATTATTATGGAATGTAAAGTCTCCACACATTCTAGGATCTGTATGCCTTGACTGTCTCGTTTTTGAGCAAGATAATTAATAAGTTTTTTTCAAGTCAGCCTCTAAATTTCATTGAGAGAATTTAAGGGATTTTAATAGCCTGTTGCCATTTCAATTAATGGCTGTTCTGCAGGATCATTGGGGTTGCTTACCCCTTGCCGTAGCTTGCTTTCACGACAATAACAGTAAGGTTTTTGATGTGGCTTTCTTCTCAATCTAGTGAGTGAAAGTGTACAGTGATCAGATTTTGGCAAGGGGGCTAATTAGGATGAGATTAACCGATCAACAAGGAACTGGATCGAAACATGGCTCACGAAAACAGCACCAGTCCGATCGCGCAAATCGGCAAAAACTCCCTGCCTTTGGACAATTGGCGTTTCCAGTTGACCGCCAGAGGAAAAACAGCATTATCAGTTTTTCTAGGGATTGTCATAAACTAACGAGTATGAGCGAATGCAGATAAATATAGAAGAGGACTTATGGAGAACGCCCAACTTTGGCAACGCTATCAAGACTGGCTCTATTACGACCCAGACTTAAACTTTTATCTAGATATTAGTCGGATGCGCTTCTCGGATCAGTTGGTGGAGGAGATGCAACCCCAGTTTCAAAAAGCCTTTCAGGATCTGGCAGATTTAGAAGCGGGCGCGATCGCGAATCCAGATGAAGACCGCATGGTGGGTCACTATTGGCTACGCAACCCCGATCTCGCCCCCAATGCAGAATTGAAAGCGGAAATTACCGAGACCCTAGAAAAAATTAAAACCTTTTCCGCACAGGTTCACAGTGGTTATATCCATCCCCCCCAAGAAACCCGCTTTACAGATGTCATTTCCGTTGGCATTGGTGGATCAGCATTGGGACCGCAGTTTGTATCTCAAGCCCTTGCGCCATTGGAGGCTACCTTAAACTTACATTTTATTGATAACACGGATCCGGCTGGGATTGATCATCTTTTAGACCAAATGCGCGATCGGCTTGCAACAACCCTTGTTCTTGTCATTTCCAAGTCTGGGGGAACACCAGAAACTCGCAATGGGATGGTGGAAGTGAAAGCAGCTTACCAAGCGCAAAACCTTGATTTTGGGTCTCATGCTGTCGCCATTACGGGAAAAGGGTCAAAACTGGAACAAATGGCAACAACAGAAGGTTGGATCACAACCTTTCCGATGCACGACTGGGTGGGGGGACGCACCTCGGAAATGTCTGCTGTGGGGTTAGTCCCAGCAGCATTACAAGGGATTGATATCGATGCCATGCTGGAAGGGGCAAAAGCAATGGATACCCTCACTCGCAAGCCAGAACTCAAAACAAACCCAGCAGCACTATTAAGTTTAGCCTGGTATGCCGTGGGTAACGGGAAGGGAGAAAAAGATATGGTTGTCCTTCCTTATAAGGATAGCCTCAGTCTCTTTTCTCGCTACTTGCAGCAGTTAGTGATGGAGTCGCTAGGGAAAGAGAAAGACTTAGATGGCAATACCGTTTATCAAGGAATTGCGGTTTATGGGAATAAAGGCAGTACCGACCAACACGCTTATGTGCAACAGTTACGAGAAGGAGTCCCCAACTTTTTTGCCACGTTTATTGAAGTCTTGAAAGACCGTGAGGGAACATCCCCAGAAGTGGAAGCGGGCGCAACCGCAGGTGATTTTCTCTCTGGGTTACTGCAAGGAACACGCCTCGCTTTGTATGAAAATCATCGGGATTCCATTACGATTACAGTTGATGAGGTCACACCGCGTACCATTGGCGCATTAATTGCCTTGTATGAACGCGCTGTGGGATTATATGCTTCTCTGGTTAATATCAACGCTTACCACCAACCAGGGGTAGAAGCTGGGAAAAAAGCAGCAGCCTCTGTTTTAGATCTACAGCGTGATGTCGTTGCGGTGTTACAAGCAGAAAGCGGGTCACTGTCTTTGTCTGAAATTGCTGAAAAAGTCAATGCTGAGGAAAAAGTGGAAGTGATCTATAAAATTATTCGCCATCTCCATAGCAATGGACGGGGGGTAAAAGTGGAAGGAAACTGGGGACAACCCAGTAGCTTGAAAGTGTCTGTTTAATCTGTTTTTTGTCTGTTCGGTGATGTTATACCGCTTTGTAGGGTAGGCATTACCATTAAATCACGGGTTTAAAGCCCCTCCCTTTAGGGAGTTCTTGTGTTAATATAGGAAAACGCTGGAAAGGTATTCAACCAGTCTAAAAACCTTGATCTCTCGCCGAGATTAAACCAATCAACAATAAGTTTTGATTGTCTAAAAGTACCCAATTGCCTTGGGGAACTGCCTCGTGCATAGGAAACGACTGGGGAGACTCCCACCTCTGTTGATTCAGGGAAACTTAAATCAGTAAGTGGTGTCGCTGAACCAGTAATTCGGAATCTGTGAAGACCGAAGAATCACCGTCCTTCTAGGGCGGTGAGTATGTCAACCACCCTACAACCTCATCATGAGGATATTAAAAAAGCGGTCACCTGTTACGATGACCGCTTTCGTGTTTAATGTCAGAGAAAATTACGCGATCGCTGCCATTTTCACTTCATTTTCATTGAGCATCCGTTGTAATTCTTCCGCATCAACAGTTTCACGCTCAATCAACGCTTGGGCTAACTCATCTAAGATATGACGGTTAGACACCAGCACATCTTTACAACGACGATAGGCTTGTTCCACTAAGTTACGAACTTCCTCATCAATCGCTGCTGCGGTTTCATCAGAGAAATCGCGATCCGAGGCAATATCACGTCCCATAAATACGTTACCATTTTGACGACCTAACGCCACCGGACCCAAACGATCACTCATTCCTAAGCTAGTCACCATTTGACGGGCAACTCGCGCCACTTGCTGCAGGTCATTAGAAGCCCCTGTGGTCACTTCATCATCACCAAAGATAATTTCTTCCGCAATACGACCACCTAGCGCGACAGCCATTTGGTTTTGCAGATAAGAACGAGAATAGAGTCCAGAGTCTAAGCGTTCTTCACTGGGGGTAAACCAAGTTAAACCACCCGCAGCGCCACGGGGAATAATGCTGATTTTCTGGACTGGATCATAGTCGGGCATTAACGCACCCACTAAAGCGTGACCCGCTTCGTGATAAGCCACTAATGCTTTGCGTTTTTCGCTCATGACGCGATCTTTCTTCTCAGGACCAGCGAGAACGCGATCAATGGCATCATTGACCTCATCCATGGAGATTTCAGTGAGGCTGCGACGGGCTGCTAAAATCGCTGCTTCGTTGAGTAAGTTTTCTAAGTCAGCACCAGTAAAGCCAGGAGTCCGACGGGCAATTTTTTCTAAGTCCACATCTTTGGCTAAGGTTTTACCACGAGCGTGAACCTGCATGATTTCTAAACGTCCTGCATAATCGGGGCGATCCACCACAATTTGACGGTCGAAACGACCTGGACGCATTAACGCTTGGTCTAAGACATCAGGACGGTTTGTCGCAGCAATAATGATAATGCCAGTATTGCTTTCAAAGCCATCCATTTCGGTGAGTAACTGGTTGAGGGTTTGTTCCCGTTCATCGTTACCACCACCTAAGCCAGCACCGCGCTGACGACCAACAGCATCAATTTCATCAATGAAGATGATGCAAGGCGCGTTCGATTTGGCTTGTTCAAATAGGTCACGGACGCGAGATGCGCCAACCCCGACGAACATTTCCACAAATTCAGAACCAGAGATGGAGAAGAAAGGAACACCTGCTTCCCCAGCCACAGCACGGGCTAAGAGCGTTTTACCTGTTCCAGGTGGGCCCACTAGTAATGCACCTTTTGGAATTTTTGCACCGACATCAGTGAAGCGTTCTGCATTTTTCAGAAAATCTACAAGCTCAGTTAACTCTAACTTGGCTTGTTCAATTCCCGCGACATCGTTAAAGGTGACGTTGGTTTGGGGTTCCATTTGCACTTTCGCTTTGGATTTCCCAAAGTTCATCGCTTGCGAACCGGGACCGCCTTGCGCCCGACGCAGTAAGAAGAATAATCCCACTAACAAGAGAATGGGGAAGAAGAGGCTGCTGAGAGCGCGGAATAAGAAACCGTCATCACTTTCGGGTTGCACGGAAATATCAACGTTATTCTCCGTGAGAATATCAATTAATTGTGGGTCGTTGGGTAAAGTAACTTGGACTTGTTGACCATCTTGTGCGGTTGCGATGGCTTTCGAGCGATCGCTGTTGAGGCGAACACTTTCCACATTACCGTTTTCCACCCGATTAACAAATTCACTATAACGCCACGTAGCTTGCGTTTGTGGCTCTTGATCTAAGAACGCAGTCGCCAGAGCAATCACTACAATCGCCAGTAGTGCATAAAGCCCAGCATTGCGCCATTTTTTATTATTATTTTTGTTATTCACGCTTAACCTCCAAGGTTGACACGATACGAGGTGCGACTCTATTTCCTTATTATGGATGGGGAATATGAACGCGCCATTATTATCTGCTCGGTATATTAATTTATGTTAACGTTTCTGAGAGGTTCTTGACAGGGGTTGACAACCGATATTTTGTTTGATTTTTATCCTAATCATTCTAAAGATGGAGAGGCAGTTGGGAGAAGAGGGTTAACCTCTGGTGATCATGAAGATTCCAATAACTAATAACTAATAATCATTATAGAAGTCGCCGTAAAACCAATCCGCTTTAGCCCTTGGATATAAGGCGAGTCAAGCGAAAGGGTTCGATACCTTGAGCTTGACATACTAGACCTATTTGTGCTACATTAATTTCAGCTAATTCAACCAGCTTAAACCATGATTGTCATTGAGTACAAGGTCAAAGCCAAGAAAACTCAATATATTGCCATTGACGAAGCAATTCGGACAACTCAGTTCATCCGAAACAAAGCCCTTCGTTACTGGGAAGACAATCATGGTGCGACTAAATATGATCTGAATAAGCAGTGCAAACTCCTCGCTGAAGAGTTTGAATGGGCGAAAAGGCTCAACTCTCAAGCAAGGCAGTCTGCTGCAGAAAGAGCATGGTCAGCAATTAGTCGCTTCTTTGACAATTGCAAGAAGAAAGTAACTGGGAAGAAAGGATATCCCAAATACCAAAAAAATAACCGATCCGTTGAATACAAAACAACTGGTTGGAAGCTCGACCCTAACACCAAAAAGCACATCACGTTCACTGATGGTAATGGTATTGGTCGAGTTAAATTAATCGGGAGTCGGGATATCTATTTCTACTCGAAACAGCAGATTAGACGAGTGCGGTTAGTTAGACGGGCTGACGGCTACTACTGTCAGTTCTGCATTAACGTTAATGTAACTGAAGATGTTGAGCCAACTCAGCAAGCCATTGGACTTGACATGGGGTTAACCGACTTCTACACAGACAGCAAAGGGCATAAACAACCCAATCCTCGCTTCTTCCGTAAAGGAGAGGAGGAGTTGAAACGCTCTCAGCGTCGTCTATCTCGAAAACAAAAAGGCTCATCTAATCGCAAAAAAGCAAGACAGAAACTAGCCAAGAAACACCTGAGAATAAGTAGGCAACGCCGAGAACACGCAAGGAGAATTGCGCGTTGCGTCGTGTTGTCTAACGACTTCATCGCCTACGAAGACTTGCAGGTTAAGAACTTGGTCAAAAATCATAACCTTGCTAAATCCATATCTGATGTTGGTTGGTATCAGTTCCGAGTCGGGTTAGAGTATTTCGCTCAGAAGTTCGGGAAGGTGACGGTAGCCGTCCCGCCTCACTATACCAGTCAGGAATGTTCTAGCTGTGGGCGTGTGGTTAAGAAATCTCTATCAACCCGCACTCACACCTGTAAATGTGGGTGTCAACTAGATAGGGATGAAAACGCAGCTATCAACATCTTAAAGAAGGGATTACGTACCTCGGGGCACGAGGGAACTTACGCTTGGGGAGATGAAGCCTCTACTTTGGTAGGACTTGTCCTGTCAAAGCAAGCATCGTCGCAGAACCAAGAATCCAACGCGCTTTAAGCCGTTGGAGTGTCAAACGCCTTGCTCTAATTCCCCTGCTTCGTCCGATTGGATGTGCTGCTGGTTAGAGTCGGTGGGTAAACGTTTAATATCCTGATTTGATCCGACAACGATCATTTGCGATCCTTTCACTAGCCTATAGTTGGGAGTGGGATTAATTTCAAATTTTTCCCCATATTTCACAGCGATGACATTTAAGCCGTAGCGATTTCTTAATTCCAACTCGGCTAAAGTGCGTCCGTCAAAGGCTGCGGGAATTTGGATATCAACAATACTGTGTTCGGGATCGAGCTCAAATTTCTCTAAAATCGCTGGTTGGGCGAGGGCGTGGGCGAGTTCATATCCCGCATCTCTTTCTGGAAAGACAACGCGATCAGCACCAACTCGCTTCAAAAGTTTACCATGAATATGAGAAGACGCTTTTGCCACCACATACTTCACCCCATTTTCTTTGACGTTGAGAGTGGTGATAATGCTTTCTTGCACATAATCGCCAATGGCAATAATCACGACATCAAATTCAAAGATTCCTGCTTCTTTCAGGGCTGCTGGTTCTGTTGAATCTAACTCAATGGCATGAGAGACAATTTTATCAGTTAAAGCCTGATTGACTAATTTTTCATCGCGATCGCTGCCTAAAACCTCACAGCCTAATTTTCGCAGTTCTCGACAAACAGCTTGACCAAACCGCCCTAACCCGATTACAGCAAATTCTTGCGGTTGATGGCGAAGTTGATTGAATATTTTTAATGATGCTTTAATATCCACGGTTTTGTGATTCGTTCTTTGTTATTTGTTGAGACGTTCCATGGAACGTCTTTACATTATTAGTTATTTGTTCTTTGTTCTCCCCCTCTCCCTCTCTTCCCGATCTTAAATTATCCCACTAACAAGTTTTCTTCTGGATACTGAATTGCACTGGGTCGAGATTCTCGGACTAACGTATTAATAACAATTAAAACACCGACTCTACCAATATACATCGTGACCACAATAATCAGTTTTCCTAAAGGAGATAAACTACTGGTAATTCCTGTTGAAAGTCCAACAGTGGCAAAAGCAGAACACACTTCAAAGAAAATTTGAATAAAGCTCAATGCGGGGTCAGTAATGGCGATTAATGCTGTCACTAAGCTGAGTAATGTCACTGAAGCACATAAGACCCCTAATGCTTTTAGAATTAAGTTAACAGGGACACGGCGTTTATAAATAATGACATCGGTTTTTCCTTGTAATGTGGAAATCGTCCCATTAATTAAAATCCGTAGGGTGGTTGTTTTTAATCCGCCACCCGTTCCACTGGGGCTTGCGCCAATGACCATAAAGGCAATGGTAATAAATAATCCTGCATCGGTCATTGTTTCAAGGGGAACGGTGTTAAACCCTGCTGTGCGCGTTGTTACTGATTGAAACCATGCTCCCAGTAAACGGTCTTTGAAAGAAAAATAACCAAAAATATTATTATTACTAAAATCAGTAAAGAAAAACGCAATCGTTCCTAAAATGAGGAGAATAATGGTGGTATCTATAACAATTTTAGAGTTGAGAGAGAAATCAAATGCTTCTGCATTTTTTCGTAGGATAAGCTGATTAAATTGTTGTCTAATCCAGAGAAAGATTTCAAAAATTGCCTGATATCCTAAGCCCCCAAAAATTACTAAAAATGGAATGATAATATTCATGGAAATTGAAGATTGATAGTCCATTAAGCTATTGCTAAATAAACTAAAGCCAGCATTATTCCAAGCGCTGATACTATGAAAGAGAGCTAACCAAGTGGGATTGGGTTGATCAGAAAATAAGGGAAGTAAGAAAAAGAAGCCAGTAAGTTCAAAAAGGAGGGTGGTTGCCACAATAGAAATGAGGAGGTTTGTACTTCCTTGGAGAAAGGGACGATCAAAGGATTCTTGAATGGCAACTTTTTGACGAAAATCGAACTTTTTACGAATCAAAAATAAGAGGAAGGTATTGGTGGTCATATACCCTAATCCTCCCACTTGAATTAATAATAGAATGGTCAGTTGTCCCCAAAAGGAAAAATAAGTTCCCGTATCCACGACGGCTAAACCCGTTACACAAACGGCAGAGGTCGCTGTAAATAATGCAGTAATGGGATCATTCCAACTGCCATCCGCAGTCGTAAAAGGTAAGATTAATAATAATGTTCCGATTAAAATAACGGCGATAAAACCAAGACAGATGGTTCGGGCGATACTCATTATAATTCGTTATTTGTTATTCATCTTAAAATAAGAAACTAAGAATGGAAATTAATAATATTTTCATAAACAGGGACATAACTATAGCACTTCCCAATCTCATGAGGTACATTCTAAATTTTGGTTCTTTGTTCTTTGTTCTTCGTTCTTTGTTGGTTGTTAATCAATGAACCACGAACCATGAACCATGAACATCCACCGACTCGCATTACGTACCTCAACCAACTAGGAAACGCTATATATTAAAATACAGGTTGATTGTTAGATGTTAAACATTTATGGACACGATCAAAATTGAGAATATCCGTTGCTATGGTTATACTGGTTTTTTGCCCGAAGAACAAGTGTTAGGACAATGGTTTGAGGTGAGTTTAACGCTCGGGGTTGATTTATCTCTTGCGGGAGACAGTGACGAGATTAGGCACACTTTAGATTACCGAAGCGCGATCGCGCAAGTCAAACAAATTATTGAAACGGAAAAATTTGCTTTAATTGAAAAACTCGCCCACGCGATCGCGCAAGCCATTTTACAATTGGATTTAGTGCAACAGGTGTGTGTGGAACTCTCGAAACCCGCCCCTCCCATTCCTAACTTTGGCGGGAAAATCACAGTCACTATTACTCGTGAAAAGACTTAAATCCATGTCCACTTAAACTCGGAAATCGCTCCCCAGTTGCGTCATCATCCTCTGCTTCCTCGGT comes from Halothece sp. PCC 7418 and encodes:
- the folB gene encoding dihydroneopterin aldolase, whose translation is MDTIKIENIRCYGYTGFLPEEQVLGQWFEVSLTLGVDLSLAGDSDEIRHTLDYRSAIAQVKQIIETEKFALIEKLAHAIAQAILQLDLVQQVCVELSKPAPPIPNFGGKITVTITREKT